A portion of the Fulvia fulva chromosome 1, complete sequence genome contains these proteins:
- a CDS encoding Vacuolar protein sorting-associated protein 21, producing MSDTTGAAAPKPSSSVKLVLLGEAAVGKSSLVLRFVNNDFQPNKEPTIGAAFLTQKCQLPSRTIKFEIWDTAGQERFASLAPMYYRNAQSALVVYDITKASSLVKAKHWVAELQRQASPGIVIALVGNKLDLCDDDNADAEQTEGENETEEDTSTARKVSTKEAKAYADEENLLFIETSAKTGHNVSEVFTAIANAIPETSLKGPRGGAGGGTQAAINAGQSNSNVNLNARSEAGAKEGCAC from the exons ATGAGCGACACCACAGGAGCTGCGGCGCCTAAGCCGAGCAGTAGCGTCAAGCTCGTTCTGCTGGGCGAAGCTGCGGTAGGAAAG TCCTCACTAGTGTTGCGATTCGTCAACAACGACTTTCAGCCAAACAAAGAGCCCACCATCGGCGCTGCATTCCTCACACAAAAATGCCAACTTCCAAGCAGGACGATCAAGTTCGAGATATGGGACACAGCAGGCCAGGAGCGGTTCGCAAGCCTCGCGCCGATGTACTATCGAAATGCTCAGTCCGCACTCGTTGTGTATGATATCACCAAGGCAAGCAGCCTCGTCAAGGCGAAGCACTGGGTCGCTGAGCTGCAACGGCAAGCCTCGCCAGGCATTGTCATCGCTCTCGTGGGCAACAAGCTTGATCTTTGCGACGACGACAACGCCGATGCCGAGCAGACAGAAGGCGAGAACGAGACGGAAGAAGACACAAGCACTGCGCGTAAAGTCAGCACTAAAGAGGCCAAGGCATATGCAGATGAGGAGAACCTACTCTTCATCGAGACAAGCGCGAAGACCGGCCATAATGTGAGCGAGGTATTCACAGCAATCGCGAATGCGATACCTGAGACGAGCTTGAAGGGACCAAGAGGAGGAGCAGGCGGTGGCACCCAAGCTGCGATCAATGCTGGCCAGAGCAACAGTAACGTGAATCTGAATGCGAGAAGTGAAGCGGGAGCCAAAGAAGGCTGTGCATGCTGA
- a CDS encoding Transcription factor himD has translation MDSADAYARNTVRSCTTCSKAKAKCVRRPGEDICERCARLKKECLSKDPVIRRRKPTKTTRAAQLEKLESKIEHLVNTLSSGQPPSTYHQPDIGRPSPPVSQQASSIGDNGGCSFTRSNHVLRSLCEEGCTSPSTDVHPSSATTPAAAVDRANTQVRLSEAEVLLDRYRRLMATGMPFVIIPEEATASSLQSSSPVLLRSICTVALLHDLPRQQALVKDLIRDIAERIMINSEKSIDLLQGVLVIVAWYHSHVFWSLQVTNLLHLAIAMITDLGIDRSPSATVDFKAKYVKAVHGPPLATRMPSLAERRILQGVFYLTSMLSSSFKKIDAMPYTNYMEECLEHLEQAREYDSDVFLVQMVRVQRVIETIHTTDTPNAPSRIYIKAFQADIERLRRADPCKEDHIFLALQYLTAEILMWELSLNDLQDNKTHTLSNHLRDLYNCVASIKRFLDVYFMIPSSAYLLLPFSVFGQFAHAFIVLTKLASLEVDGWDLKALNDQLSFSSVIDECAVRFEEASHATPDGLAINNDSFTKWAQRVKFMKQVYEQKFTSEPANIAIVQEDDKARSWQTPTNAGQPTPPEDPVLSADFFNYLDDNFWQSFAGFTGDFELQIPDMNAA, from the exons ATGGACAGTGCCGATGCTTATGCCAGAAACACCGTGCGATCCTGCACAACTTGCTCCAAAGCAAAGGCGAAGTGTGTCCGTCGGCCGGGAGAAGACATTTGTGAAAG ATGTGCACGACTCAAGAAAGAATGCCTATCGAAGGATCCAGTGATCCGTAGACGAAAGCCTACGAAGACGAC ACGTGCCGCTCAGCTAGAGAAGCTTGAGAGCAAGATTGAGCACCTGGTCAACACGTTGTCGAGCGGACAGCCACCATCGACATATCACCAACCAGATATCGGACGGCCTTCCCCTCCAGTATCTCAGCAAGCGTCATCGATAGGCGATAACGGCGGCTGCAGCTTCACCCGAAGTAACCATGtgctacgaagcctttgTGAAGAAGGATGTACATCGCCATCGACAGACGTGCATCCCAGCTCAGCGACTACACCAGCTGCCGCAGTGGACCGTGCCAATACGCAAGTAAGGCTCAGTGAGGCTGAGGTACTGCTTGACAGGTATCGGAGGCTAATGGCTACGGGAATGCCGTTTGTCATCATCCCCGAAGAAGCAACGGCATCATCTCTGCAGAGCTCAAGTCCAGTGCTATTGAGGTCGATCTGCACTGTCGCTCTCCTCCATGACCTCCCACGCCAACAGGCCTTGGTCAAGGATCTGATCCGGGACATTGCAGAACGAATCATGATCAACAGCGAGAAGTCTATTGATCTGCTCCAGGGTGTACTGGTCATCGTTGCTTGGTATCACTCCCACGTCTTCTGGAGCTTACAGGTCACGAATTTGCTACACTTAGCTATAGCCATGATTACGGATCTTGGTATCGATCGATCACCATCAGCCACTGTTGACTTCAAGGCCAAGTACGTGAAAGCCGTTCATGGGCCTCCTCTTGCGACCCGAATGCCGTCCTTGGCAGAACGCCGCATTCTCCAGGGAGTCTTTTACCTGACTTCCATGCTTTCATCTTCATTCAAGAAGATTGACGCAATGCCATACACAAACTAT ATGGAAGAATGTCTTGAGCACCTCGAGCAAGCCAGGGAGTACGACAGCGACGTATTTTTGGTGCAAATGGTACGGGTACAACGCGTCATCGAAACGATACACACGACCGACACTCCAAATGCACCGTCCCGCATCTACATCAAGGCATTCCAGGCGGACATCGAACGTCTACGAAGAGCAGATCCCTGCAAAGAGGACCACATATTCCTTGCGTTGCAATATCTCACCGCTGAGATCCTGATGTGGGAGCTGTCCCTTAACGATCTTCAGGACAACAAGACTCACACACTCAGCAATCATCTGCGGGATCTCTACAATTGCGTCGCAAGCATCAAACGCTTCTTGGATGTCTACTTTATGATACCTTCGTCGGCGTATTTACTGCTACCGTTCTCGGTCTTCGGCCAGTTCGCCCACGCGTTCATTGTACTGACGAAACTTGCTTCGCTCGAGGTTGACGGCTGGGACCTGAAGGCCCTCAATGATCAACTGAGCTTCTCGAGTGTGATCGATGAGTGTGCCGTTCGATTCGAGGAGGCATCTCATGCCACCCCGGACGGTCTTGCCATCAATAATGATTCCTTTACCAAAT GGGCTCAGCGTGTGAAGTTTATGAAGCAGGTGTATGAGCAGAAATTCACTTCCGAGCCGGCCAACATCGCTATTGTGCAGGAGGATGACAAGGCTCGCTCGTGGCAGACTCCAACGAACGCTGGACAGCCGACACCCCCGGAGGATCCTGTCCTTTCAGCAGACTTCTTCAACTATCTCGATGATAACTTCTGGCAGAGTTTTGCAGGCTTTACGGGAGATTTCGAGCTTCAGATCCCTGATATGAATGCAGCGTGA